ATACCGGGAGGCTGATAAAGTGGCGTCGACTGCGCTGATATCAGGTATGATGACAGGTGCTGTCATTATCATTGGCATTCTGTGTAATCTGGATCTGGTATTAACAGGGCTGGGCGCGACAGAAACCATTTTACCGTATGCGAGGGCATATGCCAGGATCTATATCGCGGGATCGATTCTCAATGTATTTACCGTCTGCATGAATAATCTGCTGACTGCCCAGGGAGCGACCAGGGTTACGATGCTTGCCATGCTGAGCGGCAGTATTGCCAATGTAATCCTGGATCCGGTTCTGATCTATGGGCTGAACCTGGGAATTGAGGGCGCAGCGGCAGCGACAGTGCTTTCACTCTGTATTAATGCGGCATTTTATGTGACATACATCCTGCGCAGAAAGGGCGTGCTGAGGTTATCTGTAAGAAGTTTCACCTGGAGTAAGAAAATATATGGCGAGATTCTGAAAATAGGAATCCCTGTTCTGGCGTTTCAGCTCTTTGCCAGCGTTTCGCTGGGGCTGACCAATATAGCGGCAAAACGATACGGAGATTATGCGGTTGCAGCGATGGGGGCAGTCAGCAAGATCATTACCATAGGTACTTACGTTGTATTTGGTTTTATGAAAGGATTTCAGCCGTTTGCGGGTTACAATTACGGGGCAGGACAGTATCAGCGGCTCAAAGATGCGATTCGGCTGTGTTGCCTGTGGTCTGCGGTATTTTGTGCCCTGGGAGGCTGTACCTGTGCTGTATTTTCTAAACAGGTGATCTCTCTTTTCGGGACGGATAAGGGGATGATCTTATTTGGCAGCAAAGTTCTGCTCGTGAATGCGGTAACCTTTGTCACATTTGGATTTCAGATGGTATATGCTTCTCTGTACCTGGCGGTCGGAAAAAGCATGATCGGAAGTATCCTGAGCCTGGGACGGCAGGGCCTGTTTTTCATTCCGCTGATCCTGATTCTTCCGCGGGTATCCGGCATAGATGGTCTGATCTGGGCACAGCCGGCAGCTGATCTGATCGCTGCGGCAGTTACGGTTCTTTTTGCCGTTCAGACAGACAGGCGTCTGGGATGGGGAAGGGACCATGCAGTAAAGAAGTAAATTTTGAAGAATCATCGGTAAAGGGCCTTGAAAACGGGGCTTACAGACAGGATGAAGAGCCTGTAATTACGGCGGTTGGAGCAGGCATGGATAATCAGGATCCGGTAATGGGTGATGTGAGATATATCCCGGCAGCATGGCAGGTTGACAGCGGCAAAATACTTGCGGGTTCGTGGGGACAGAGTCCTTATACTTCAGCGATCGATATGTCAAAACTGAGTGCCGGGGATCATACGCTTTCGGTCACGTTCAGTCAGCAGATGTTCGGAGAACTGAGTTCTGAAACGGGCAGCTTCGGATGGAGTGATACGGGTGAGGGACCGGAGGGCGGTTTTGTGATTTCTGTTGCATTTACGGTGAAACCGGAGGAGAAAACTTTAGAATATACCCTTACGGTAGAAAACGGAACCGGATCAGGCGTATACCCTGTAGGTGAAAAAGTGACCATTAAGGCGGACACAGCGCCGACAGGAAAAGTATTTGACAAGTGGGTTCTGGGAAAAGACAGTTCAGGTAAGATTACGAGCACAACAAAGCGGCAGACAACGTTCACCATGGGCGAAGGGAATGCCACAGTAACCGCGACCTATAAGAATAAAAATTCAGGTACGGGAGGCACAGGAGACGCTTCCCTGTCCGTATGGATGCTCATAGCGTCGTTGCTGGGATCAGGCACTCTGGCGGCTTTGGTGTACGACCGGCGCAGAAGAAAAAATAAATAAGTAAATACTCATGAACCTCCCGGTTTTTCCGGGAGGCTTTATG
The Ruminococcus gauvreauii genome window above contains:
- a CDS encoding MATE family efflux transporter, with product MNEKKTKMELLGEERVPRALMKLGIPTMAGMLVSALYNAIDAYFVGGLGIRQMGAVSVAFPIVQLVIGLGMMFGAGASSYISRLLGKEEYREADKVASTALISGMMTGAVIIIGILCNLDLVLTGLGATETILPYARAYARIYIAGSILNVFTVCMNNLLTAQGATRVTMLAMLSGSIANVILDPVLIYGLNLGIEGAAAATVLSLCINAAFYVTYILRRKGVLRLSVRSFTWSKKIYGEILKIGIPVLAFQLFASVSLGLTNIAAKRYGDYAVAAMGAVSKIITIGTYVVFGFMKGFQPFAGYNYGAGQYQRLKDAIRLCCLWSAVFCALGGCTCAVFSKQVISLFGTDKGMILFGSKVLLVNAVTFVTFGFQMVYASLYLAVGKSMIGSILSLGRQGLFFIPLILILPRVSGIDGLIWAQPAADLIAAAVTVLFAVQTDRRLGWGRDHAVKK
- a CDS encoding InlB B-repeat-containing protein yields the protein MGKGPCSKEVNFEESSVKGLENGAYRQDEEPVITAVGAGMDNQDPVMGDVRYIPAAWQVDSGKILAGSWGQSPYTSAIDMSKLSAGDHTLSVTFSQQMFGELSSETGSFGWSDTGEGPEGGFVISVAFTVKPEEKTLEYTLTVENGTGSGVYPVGEKVTIKADTAPTGKVFDKWVLGKDSSGKITSTTKRQTTFTMGEGNATVTATYKNKNSGTGGTGDASLSVWMLIASLLGSGTLAALVYDRRRRKNK